In the genome of Pirellulales bacterium, one region contains:
- a CDS encoding UPF0175 family protein, whose product MPLNVTFDFPTDVEEKLRRDGTNFDADVKEAFLMELFRRGRISHYDLSRTLRLDRFETDAWLKRNTVQVFITTHCSKLLDKGFTGR is encoded by the coding sequence ATGCCGCTGAATGTGACATTCGACTTTCCGACCGACGTCGAGGAAAAGCTGCGCCGGGACGGGACCAACTTTGACGCGGACGTCAAGGAGGCATTTCTCATGGAGCTTTTTCGGCGAGGGAGAATCAGCCACTATGATCTCTCCCGGACCTTGCGACTCGACCGTTTTGAAACGGATGCCTGGCTTAAGCGCAATACCGTTCAAGTTTTCATAACTACGCACTGTTCAAAGCTTTTGGACAAGGGCTTTACGGGCCGATGA